From Ipomoea triloba cultivar NCNSP0323 chromosome 5, ASM357664v1, the proteins below share one genomic window:
- the LOC116019445 gene encoding (-)-germacrene D synthase-like isoform X1 codes for MAGINQPLLALPLSNQRKINQVIRGSADFHPSVWGDYFLTYSSQPKCSNILLVKKNKVLYTYTMQEVDTQDSLEHQQLKEKLKNMLVDATHSSSHKLHLINKIQRLGVSYQFEKEIETSLEHIFKAYDEFDENDLFIVSLRFRLLRQEGYHVSANVFEKFKNSNGKFKESLVNMYNVQAMLSLYEASHLRVHGEQILEEALTFTTSHLESMLPNMTNPLRSQVSEALKQPIHKRLIRLDAQKFISTFEPNGTQDALLLKFAKLDFNLLQKEHQWELGNLTRWWKGLDVPNKFPFARDRLVECYFWALGVYFESKYYLARKFISKLFCITSIIDDIYDIYGTLDELKIFKDAVQRWDASVVNELPEYMRFCYIYLLDAFAEIEKELVDKGESYRVNYARIEMKKLVGAYFDERKWYHDGHNPTFDEYIKLASLSAGYPMLATASLVGMQEDFVTKEVLDWMSSMPLILHASSVMGRLLDDTTGHEFEQQREHIDSAVEIYMKEYGKSKEETVKELLEQVTNAWKDINQECLKPTIFPMPILTRILNLTRALHYIYDDKDSYTHSNTMMKDFITSMLVNPIM; via the exons ATGGCTGGCATTAATCAACCCTTATTAGCTCTTCCATTATCAaaccaaagaaaaataaatcaagTTATCCGTGGCTCTGCTGATTTTCATCCAAGTGTTTGGGGAGACTATTTCCTGACTTATTCTTCTCAACCCAAG tgcagtaatatattattagttaagaaaaataaagtgTTGTATACATACACAATGCAGGAAGTGGATACACAAGATTCGCTAGAGCATCAACAACTAAAAGAAAAGCTGAAGAACATGCTTGTGGATGCCACACACAGTTCTTCCCATAAATTGCACTTGATTAACAAGATTCAACGCTTAGGAGTGTCTTATCAATTTGAAAAGGAGATTGAAACTTCATTGGAACACATATTCAAGGCCTATGATGAGTTCGATGAGAATGACCTTTTTATTGTATCTTTGCGCTTTCGACTACTTAGACAAGAAGGGTATCACGTATCAGCTA ATGTGTTTGAAAAGTTCAAGAATAGCAATGGAAAGTTCAAGGAATCATTGGTTAACATGTACAATGTTCAAGCAATGTTGAGCTTGTATGAAGCATCACATCTTAGAGTGCATGGGGAGCAGATCTTAGAGGAAGCACTAACATTTACCACTTCTCACCTAGAATCCATGCTACCAAATATGACCAATCCTCTTAGATCACAAGTTAGTGAAGCACTAAAGCAGCCGATTCACAAGAGATTAATAAGGCTAGACGCACAAAAATTCATATCAACTTTTGAGCCAAATGGAACACAAGATGCTTTATTGCTGAAATTTGCAAAATTGGACTTCAACTTGTTGCAGAAGGAGCATCAATGGGAGCTTGGCAATCTTACAAG GTGGTGGAAAGGATTAGATGTCCCAAATAAATTTCCTTTTGCAAGAGATAGATTGGTGGAATGTTACTTTTGGGCATTGGGAGTGTATTTTGAATCAAAATATTATCTTGCAAGgaaattcatttctaaacttttttgTATCACTTCAATTATTGATgatatttatgatatttatggAACCCTTGATGAGCTCAAGATTTTCAAAGATGCGGTCCAAAG ATGGGATGCTAGTGTAGTAAATGAATTACCAGAATATATGAGATTTTGCTACATCTATCTTCTCGATGCATTTGCTGAAATAGAGAAAGAGTTAGTTGATAAAGGTGAATCATACCGTGTCAACTATGCCAGAATTGAG ATGAAAAAATTAGTGGGAGCATATTTTGACGAAAGAAAGTGGTACCATGATGGTCATAATCCAACATTTGATGAATACATTAAGCTTGCAAGCTTAAGTGCTGGTTATCCGATGTTGGCAACAGCTTCCTTAGTAGGCATGCAAGAAGATTTTGTAACCAAAGAGGTTTTGGATTGGATGAGTAGCATGCCTTTAATTCTTCATGCTTCTTCAGTCATGGGCAGATTGTTGGATGACACAACTGGACACGAg TTTGAACAACAAAGAGAGCACATAGATTCTGCAGTTGAAATCTATATGAAAGAGTATGGGAAATCCAAAGAAGAGACCGTCAAGGAATTGCTAGAACAAGTCACAAATGCATGGAAAGACATTAATCAAGAATGTCTTAAGCCTACCATTTTTCCTATGCCTATACTCACCCGAATTCTCAACCTTACAAGAGCtttacactatatatatgatgataaaGATTCATATACACATTCCAATACCATGATGAAGGACTTCATTACCTCCATGCTGGTTAATCCAATCATGTGA
- the LOC116019445 gene encoding (-)-germacrene D synthase-like isoform X2 — protein sequence MAGINQPLLALPLSNQRKINQVIRGSADFHPSVWGDYFLTYSSQPKEVDTQDSLEHQQLKEKLKNMLVDATHSSSHKLHLINKIQRLGVSYQFEKEIETSLEHIFKAYDEFDENDLFIVSLRFRLLRQEGYHVSANVFEKFKNSNGKFKESLVNMYNVQAMLSLYEASHLRVHGEQILEEALTFTTSHLESMLPNMTNPLRSQVSEALKQPIHKRLIRLDAQKFISTFEPNGTQDALLLKFAKLDFNLLQKEHQWELGNLTRWWKGLDVPNKFPFARDRLVECYFWALGVYFESKYYLARKFISKLFCITSIIDDIYDIYGTLDELKIFKDAVQRWDASVVNELPEYMRFCYIYLLDAFAEIEKELVDKGESYRVNYARIEMKKLVGAYFDERKWYHDGHNPTFDEYIKLASLSAGYPMLATASLVGMQEDFVTKEVLDWMSSMPLILHASSVMGRLLDDTTGHEFEQQREHIDSAVEIYMKEYGKSKEETVKELLEQVTNAWKDINQECLKPTIFPMPILTRILNLTRALHYIYDDKDSYTHSNTMMKDFITSMLVNPIM from the exons ATGGCTGGCATTAATCAACCCTTATTAGCTCTTCCATTATCAaaccaaagaaaaataaatcaagTTATCCGTGGCTCTGCTGATTTTCATCCAAGTGTTTGGGGAGACTATTTCCTGACTTATTCTTCTCAACCCAAG GAAGTGGATACACAAGATTCGCTAGAGCATCAACAACTAAAAGAAAAGCTGAAGAACATGCTTGTGGATGCCACACACAGTTCTTCCCATAAATTGCACTTGATTAACAAGATTCAACGCTTAGGAGTGTCTTATCAATTTGAAAAGGAGATTGAAACTTCATTGGAACACATATTCAAGGCCTATGATGAGTTCGATGAGAATGACCTTTTTATTGTATCTTTGCGCTTTCGACTACTTAGACAAGAAGGGTATCACGTATCAGCTA ATGTGTTTGAAAAGTTCAAGAATAGCAATGGAAAGTTCAAGGAATCATTGGTTAACATGTACAATGTTCAAGCAATGTTGAGCTTGTATGAAGCATCACATCTTAGAGTGCATGGGGAGCAGATCTTAGAGGAAGCACTAACATTTACCACTTCTCACCTAGAATCCATGCTACCAAATATGACCAATCCTCTTAGATCACAAGTTAGTGAAGCACTAAAGCAGCCGATTCACAAGAGATTAATAAGGCTAGACGCACAAAAATTCATATCAACTTTTGAGCCAAATGGAACACAAGATGCTTTATTGCTGAAATTTGCAAAATTGGACTTCAACTTGTTGCAGAAGGAGCATCAATGGGAGCTTGGCAATCTTACAAG GTGGTGGAAAGGATTAGATGTCCCAAATAAATTTCCTTTTGCAAGAGATAGATTGGTGGAATGTTACTTTTGGGCATTGGGAGTGTATTTTGAATCAAAATATTATCTTGCAAGgaaattcatttctaaacttttttgTATCACTTCAATTATTGATgatatttatgatatttatggAACCCTTGATGAGCTCAAGATTTTCAAAGATGCGGTCCAAAG ATGGGATGCTAGTGTAGTAAATGAATTACCAGAATATATGAGATTTTGCTACATCTATCTTCTCGATGCATTTGCTGAAATAGAGAAAGAGTTAGTTGATAAAGGTGAATCATACCGTGTCAACTATGCCAGAATTGAG ATGAAAAAATTAGTGGGAGCATATTTTGACGAAAGAAAGTGGTACCATGATGGTCATAATCCAACATTTGATGAATACATTAAGCTTGCAAGCTTAAGTGCTGGTTATCCGATGTTGGCAACAGCTTCCTTAGTAGGCATGCAAGAAGATTTTGTAACCAAAGAGGTTTTGGATTGGATGAGTAGCATGCCTTTAATTCTTCATGCTTCTTCAGTCATGGGCAGATTGTTGGATGACACAACTGGACACGAg TTTGAACAACAAAGAGAGCACATAGATTCTGCAGTTGAAATCTATATGAAAGAGTATGGGAAATCCAAAGAAGAGACCGTCAAGGAATTGCTAGAACAAGTCACAAATGCATGGAAAGACATTAATCAAGAATGTCTTAAGCCTACCATTTTTCCTATGCCTATACTCACCCGAATTCTCAACCTTACAAGAGCtttacactatatatatgatgataaaGATTCATATACACATTCCAATACCATGATGAAGGACTTCATTACCTCCATGCTGGTTAATCCAATCATGTGA